In one window of Pirellulales bacterium DNA:
- the moaC gene encoding cyclic pyranopterin monophosphate synthase MoaC codes for MPHELSHFDEHGASRMIDVSQKSITRRSARASAMVTMSTATLSLVHNQKLAKGNVLEIARLAGIMAAKRTADLIPLCHPLPLDSVTVDFAFPDEAENSRQNSGIVHIEATVSSTSKTGVEMEALTAVSIAALTIYDMCKSAERGMRIEHVRLEEKSGGRSGDWKASSE; via the coding sequence ATGCCACACGAACTCTCTCATTTCGACGAGCATGGCGCCAGCCGCATGATCGATGTGAGCCAAAAATCGATCACTCGGCGAAGCGCCAGAGCTAGCGCGATGGTAACAATGTCGACTGCAACCTTGTCACTGGTGCACAATCAAAAGTTGGCAAAAGGGAACGTACTTGAAATCGCTAGATTAGCTGGCATCATGGCCGCCAAGCGCACGGCGGATTTAATTCCGTTGTGTCATCCATTGCCGCTTGATTCCGTGACCGTCGATTTTGCTTTTCCCGACGAAGCCGAAAATTCGCGCCAAAATAGCGGCATTGTGCACATTGAGGCCACGGTCTCCTCTACCAGCAAAACTGGTGTAGAAATGGAAGCGCTTACAGCCGTCAGCATTGCGGCACTCACCATTTACGATATGTGCAAAAGCGCCGAGCGAGGTATGAGGATTGAGCATGTCCGGCTTGAGGAGAAATCTGGCGGTAGAAGCGGCGATTGGAAAGCATCGAGCGAATAG
- the nrdR gene encoding transcriptional regulator NrdR, producing the protein MRCPYCRVDNDKVIDSRTGQDGFSIRRRRECVHCSRRFTTYERVEEPVINVVKKDGVREPFDREKIKSGLLKACWKRPVSDEQLEGIVTAVENNAFTNFETEVDSRYLGNLVMQYLRDVDQVAYVRFASVYREFKDLRDFVQELKPILAEAKRAPK; encoded by the coding sequence ATGCGATGCCCTTATTGCCGTGTGGATAACGATAAAGTAATTGATTCTCGCACGGGGCAAGATGGTTTTTCCATTCGTCGCCGCCGAGAATGCGTACATTGTAGCCGCAGGTTCACAACCTACGAGCGCGTTGAAGAACCGGTGATTAACGTTGTGAAAAAGGATGGCGTGCGTGAACCGTTCGATCGGGAAAAAATCAAATCTGGTCTGCTTAAAGCCTGCTGGAAGCGACCGGTGAGCGACGAACAATTGGAAGGCATTGTGACGGCAGTGGAAAATAACGCATTTACGAATTTCGAAACTGAAGTGGACAGCCGTTACTTGGGTAATCTGGTGATGCAATATCTTCGTGACGTCGATCAAGTAGCATATGTGCGCTTTGCCAGTGTGTACCGCGAGTTCAAGGATTTGCGGGACTTCGTGCAAGAACTCAAGCCAATTTTAGCCGAAGCCAAGCGAGCGCCAAAATAA
- the rpoN gene encoding RNA polymerase factor sigma-54: MRLSFGQEMRMVQKQILAPRMIQSMEILQLPILALQERIEQEMQENETLELQELDPDLPEEQAEQENPNAPTVEERELVVDEKKNNEDDFERLLQLDEEWPDHFEERSRPSATRMEEEGERKHDAMANAVDRPESLNDYLHHQLSWFELDSTVRQWCDRIIYNLDANGYLQSRLEDFVEPDAPPAQLELARQALSIVQKLDPPGVGARDLKECLLLQLVPGMDYYEQLKTLISNHLEDLEHNRLPQIERKTGYSLELIKETLEHLRHLNPKPGAAFTSTYVQPVEPDVFVEPGENGRYKVRLEDGRTPNLFISPYYRKLLMSGDTDEKTREYIKRKINAAQWLIESIEQRRNTLTRVSQAIVDHQIEFLNKGPEAIEPLKMQQIADKVGVHVTTVSRAVDDKWIQTPRGIFPLKRFFVGGTVSADGEEVAWDTVRMKLQEIIDKEDKASPLSDDDLVTELGKHGLTVARRTVTKYRKAMNIPSSRQRRDWTAAPKEVAPKENSLVLPENHLPELSSLPASQQVKSPASVANDQAPILSSPPATDPDRPASLDGKSTIRFG, encoded by the coding sequence ATGCGACTTTCCTTCGGCCAAGAAATGCGGATGGTCCAGAAGCAAATTCTGGCGCCGCGTATGATCCAGTCGATGGAAATCTTGCAATTGCCAATCCTCGCTTTGCAGGAGCGGATTGAGCAAGAGATGCAGGAAAATGAGACGTTGGAATTGCAAGAGCTCGATCCGGACCTGCCGGAAGAGCAAGCGGAGCAGGAAAACCCTAATGCCCCCACTGTCGAAGAACGTGAACTCGTCGTCGACGAAAAAAAGAACAACGAAGACGATTTTGAACGTCTGTTGCAATTGGATGAAGAATGGCCCGATCACTTCGAGGAACGCAGCCGCCCTTCGGCCACGCGGATGGAGGAAGAAGGTGAACGCAAGCACGATGCCATGGCTAACGCCGTGGATCGGCCTGAGTCCCTCAACGATTATCTGCATCATCAACTCAGTTGGTTTGAATTGGATTCCACAGTCCGCCAGTGGTGCGACCGAATTATCTATAATTTGGACGCCAATGGCTATCTGCAAAGCCGCCTAGAAGACTTCGTGGAGCCCGATGCACCGCCGGCACAACTGGAATTGGCTCGGCAGGCGCTCTCGATTGTGCAAAAACTCGATCCACCTGGCGTAGGGGCTCGTGATCTGAAGGAATGTCTGCTTTTGCAGCTAGTTCCCGGAATGGACTATTACGAGCAACTGAAGACGCTCATTTCGAACCATCTCGAAGACTTGGAACACAACCGTTTGCCGCAGATCGAACGCAAAACCGGTTATTCGCTGGAGCTCATTAAGGAAACACTAGAGCATTTGCGTCACCTCAACCCGAAGCCCGGCGCGGCATTTACATCAACCTACGTGCAACCGGTGGAGCCAGACGTATTTGTTGAGCCGGGTGAAAACGGGCGCTACAAAGTGCGCTTGGAAGATGGCCGCACCCCGAATTTGTTTATCAGTCCGTATTATCGCAAACTATTGATGAGCGGAGATACGGACGAAAAAACACGGGAATATATTAAGCGAAAAATCAACGCTGCTCAGTGGCTTATTGAATCCATTGAGCAGCGACGCAATACGCTCACTCGGGTGTCGCAGGCGATTGTCGATCATCAAATCGAGTTTTTGAACAAGGGGCCCGAGGCCATTGAGCCGCTCAAGATGCAGCAAATTGCTGACAAGGTGGGCGTGCACGTGACCACCGTGAGCCGGGCAGTGGATGATAAATGGATTCAAACGCCGCGGGGGATTTTCCCGCTCAAACGCTTTTTCGTGGGAGGCACCGTTAGTGCTGATGGTGAAGAAGTAGCGTGGGACACGGTCCGCATGAAGCTCCAAGAAATCATTGACAAAGAAGACAAGGCCAGTCCCCTATCCGACGATGATTTAGTAACCGAATTAGGTAAGCATGGGCTTACAGTAGCACGGCGGACCGTCACCAAATACCGCAAGGCAATGAACATTCCTAGTTCTCGCCAGCGGCGCGATTGGACAGCGGCACCAAAAGAAGTTGCGCCCAAGGAAAACAGTTTGGTTCTTCCGGAGAATCATTTGCCGGAATTGAGCAGCTTGCCCGCGAGTCAGCAGGTTAAATCACCTGCTTCAGTGGCGAACGACCAAGCACCAATTCTGAGTAGTCCCCCAGCAACTGATCCCGATCGTCCTGCATCATTGGATGGGAAATCAACTATTCGTTTTGGCTAA
- the recR gene encoding recombination mediator RecR, which translates to MITQSVTKLIEQLARLPGIGRKSAERITYHLLRISKTDALALSDAIRDVKENVRYCKVCFNLSETDECEICRDPKRDRRLLCVVEQPRDLIALEQPGTYKGLYHVLLGRIAPLDGMGPDQLTIDALVNRVRNGEFREVIMATNPTLEGDGTALFISQQLTGFPVEITRLARGITTGSVLEFANKEILADALSGRQKF; encoded by the coding sequence TTGATCACTCAGTCCGTCACAAAGCTGATTGAACAGTTAGCCAGGCTTCCAGGCATAGGCCGTAAAAGCGCGGAACGAATTACTTACCATTTATTGCGAATTTCGAAAACCGACGCGTTGGCTCTGTCGGATGCCATTCGTGATGTAAAGGAGAACGTTCGCTACTGTAAGGTCTGTTTTAACCTATCGGAAACCGATGAGTGTGAAATATGCCGAGATCCAAAACGCGATCGACGTTTATTGTGCGTAGTGGAGCAGCCGCGCGATTTGATCGCTTTGGAGCAGCCGGGAACCTATAAGGGGTTGTATCATGTATTATTGGGGCGGATTGCACCGCTGGATGGGATGGGGCCAGACCAATTGACAATCGACGCTTTAGTAAATCGGGTAAGAAACGGCGAGTTTAGGGAAGTAATTATGGCCACAAATCCGACCTTAGAAGGAGACGGCACGGCCTTGTTTATTTCGCAGCAATTGACTGGGTTTCCAGTTGAAATCACTCGCCTCGCCCGGGGTATTACTACGGGCAGCGTACTAGAATTTGCGAACAAAGAAATTTTAGCGGATGCCCTGTCCGGGCGACAGAAGTTTTAG
- a CDS encoding YbaB/EbfC family nucleoid-associated protein encodes MFKGLTNLASLVKQAQQVGSRMQAMNEELKTRRATGKAGGGMVEAEVDGLGQVLRVTIDPSLIERKDRELMEDLVPAAVNAAIAKSKELHAEVLRGLTDGMDLPGLKEALGAGSLDVQPSSEPE; translated from the coding sequence ATGTTCAAAGGACTTACAAACCTGGCATCGCTCGTTAAGCAGGCTCAGCAAGTCGGCAGTCGCATGCAGGCCATGAACGAGGAACTCAAAACTCGCCGAGCCACTGGCAAAGCAGGCGGTGGCATGGTCGAAGCGGAGGTTGATGGATTAGGCCAAGTTTTACGAGTTACGATCGATCCATCGTTGATTGAACGCAAAGACCGAGAGCTAATGGAAGATTTAGTTCCCGCAGCGGTGAATGCCGCCATCGCCAAATCGAAGGAACTGCATGCGGAAGTTCTTCGTGGCTTGACTGATGGGATGGATCTGCCGGGCCTGAAAGAAGCGCTCGGCGCCGGCTCCCTCGACGTTCAGCCATCCTCCGAACCCGAATAA